The DNA window GTACATGCGGCCGCTGCTCTTGCAGGGGCTGGGAGAAGACTCGGAGACGTTCGCGCAGTACATGCAGCGTTACGGGTACAAGACGGCGGGGTTCTATCCGCCGGCGGTGTTCTTCATCGATGGCGACCGGTTCGGTGACCTGCGGGATCGGGGGCTGGACTTCGAGTACAAGCGGGTGGAGTTCGCGAGCGCGGCACTGCGGGTGGAGCAGGTGGAGCGCTACCTGAGCGGGGTGCGGGACGACGATCGGGTGTTCCTGTGGGTGCATCTGTTCGAGCCGCATGAGCCGTACGAGGCGCGGCCGGATCATCCGTTCGGGGTGCGGGACATCGATCGGTACGACGCGGAGATCGAGGCGGCCGACGCGGGGCTCGGGGCGATCGTGGCGGCGGTACGGCGGTCACGGCCAGGGGCGGTGGTGGTGGCGACGGCGGATCACGGGGAGGAGTTCGGGGAGCACGGGGGGCGCTACCACGGGACGACGGTATACGAGGAGCAGGCGCGAGTGCCGCTGGTGGTGAGCGCGCCCGGGCTGCTCGCGCCGCGTCGGGTGAAGGCGGCCGTCGGGTTGACGGACATCCTGCCGACGGTGCTGGCAGGGCTGTCGATCCCACGGCCAGCGCGGATCCGGGGGGCGGATCTGGGGCCGTTGCTGGCAGGGAAGGTGGAGGGGGCCGAGGAGGAGAAGTTCACGGCGTTCGTGGAGACGGACGCGCAGGCGATGCTGGGGCGGGGGTCGCTGCGGCTGCTGTGCATGCGGCGGGTCGGTGCGTGCGCGCTGTACGATGTGGCGACGGATCCACTGGAGAAGCGGGACATCGCAGCGGTGAAGCCGGCCGAGGTTGCGTCGCTGCGGTTGGCGCTGCGGTCGCTGGAGGCGTCGCACGGGCGGTTCGAGGTGCGGGGGCTGCGGCGCGAGGGGAAGGGGTGGCCAGACGCGCTGCGGCGGGGGATCGCGGGGGACGGGGACGCGGTGGTGGAGGTGGCTGCGCTGCTGGACGACGCGGATGTGGCCATCCGGCGGAAGGCGGCGGAGGTGCTGTTCGAGCTGCGGCGGAGCGAGGCAGGGCCGGCGCTGCGGCTTGCGCTGGTGCGCGATGAGGACGAGGAGGTGCGGCGGTGGGCTGCGCTGTCGCTCACGCGGCTGGGGGAAGGGGCGCCGCTGACGCGAGAGCTGTTGACGGGGCCGGATCGGCGGTTGCGTCGGTTCGCCGCGCTTTCGCTGGCAGAGTCAGGGGATCGGCGGGGGGAAGATGTGCTGGTGGCGTGGCTCCGGGAGGCGCTGTCCGGCAAGGGGGAGCCGGTGGGCTTCGAGCGGACGCGGGAGATGATGGAGGCGCTCGGGAAGCTGAAGACGAAGGCGGCGCTGGGGCCGCTGTTGCGAGCGCTCGAGGATGTGCGGCTGCGACCGTACGCGGCGGCAGCGCTGGCGGCGCTGGGAGAAGAGGCGGCGCGTCCGGCGCTGGCCGAGCGCTTCGGAGCAGAGCGGTACCACACGGCGCGGATGGCGCTGGCCGAGGCGCTGGTGAAGCTCGGGGCAGGGCCGGAGATGCGGGCGCCGCTGGTGCGGTTCCTGGGGATCCCGGATCCGCTGCCGGAGGGGTTGCTCCTGGCGCAGCGAGCGGATGTGCTGGATCTGATCGGGGGGCCGCGAAAGCGGGATCTGGAGCGGCTGCGCCGGTTCGCGCGGAGCGGGATCGGTGTGGGGCTGACGGTGCCGAAGGCGGGGAACGGCAAGGGGCTGCGGGTACTGTGCCGGGCCCGGACGACGGACGATGAGGCGGGGGAGGTGCGGTTCGGGATGCGTCGGCGGGGTGGGCCTCCGCCGAAGCGGGACAGGTCGTCGCTGGTGCCGGCGGCGGCGCCGGATCTGGATCCGGAGCGGTCGGTGTCGCTGTCGTTCGCGCCCGGGGGGGAGGCGACCGAGGTGATGGCGACGCTGCCGGAAAGCATCGGGGTGAAGGCGGGGGAGCACGGGGATTTCGTGGTGTA is part of the Chondromyces crocatus genome and encodes:
- a CDS encoding sulfatase-like hydrolase/transferase, whose translation is MTDPDARGRRRLGRQDPRTSEDARAHRVPSQAEIVEGSRGAAPAAPRGGSGAGVVGVSGGAGARGPARSLSPRSPFSSSAALTSGGGRVETALGWRIADAYLALSALSVAELVAVAVVGHRELAWPYEMGWALRDLLPLALAAAAPAALVGGALVELSTWADRPRARTALALLAALFAGVVGFGVSGGRRVEALRVPFVAALVVGAGLAAFWIAPRLARALRAVDAEGRVPARGEGSEGPGKGKRGAARWTRRLGARAGFLLSVGLGVVALEVANARVLPRLYPAFHLGLGVLTLLLACAVPLALGTWRRSVGRASGALVLFALSAAMMPGSATRLSQKDNLRLVMLDRGPLLGKAVELGAMLSPPEPFEDEPLEEIASGQSIDLRGRDLVLITVDALRADHVGAYGYGRPTTPNLDRLAAEGVVFEAAYTPTPHTSYAVASLMTGKYMRPLLLQGLGEDSETFAQYMQRYGYKTAGFYPPAVFFIDGDRFGDLRDRGLDFEYKRVEFASAALRVEQVERYLSGVRDDDRVFLWVHLFEPHEPYEARPDHPFGVRDIDRYDAEIEAADAGLGAIVAAVRRSRPGAVVVATADHGEEFGEHGGRYHGTTVYEEQARVPLVVSAPGLLAPRRVKAAVGLTDILPTVLAGLSIPRPARIRGADLGPLLAGKVEGAEEEKFTAFVETDAQAMLGRGSLRLLCMRRVGACALYDVATDPLEKRDIAAVKPAEVASLRLALRSLEASHGRFEVRGLRREGKGWPDALRRGIAGDGDAVVEVAALLDDADVAIRRKAAEVLFELRRSEAGPALRLALVRDEDEEVRRWAALSLTRLGEGAPLTRELLTGPDRRLRRFAALSLAESGDRRGEDVLVAWLREALSGKGEPVGFERTREMMEALGKLKTKAALGPLLRALEDVRLRPYAAAALAALGEEAARPALAERFGAERYHTARMALAEALVKLGAGPEMRAPLVRFLGIPDPLPEGLLLAQRADVLDLIGGPRKRDLERLRRFARSGIGVGLTVPKAGNGKGLRVLCRARTTDDEAGEVRFGMRRRGGPPPKRDRSSLVPAAAPDLDPERSVSLSFAPGGEATEVMATLPESIGVKAGEHGDFVVYATQNVELVACAVVPLSDELPPPPPEPWLPGDTGDAGGAAVPAGSGAPGNAAVPAASAEPGSSPGGR